A part of Bos indicus x Bos taurus breed Angus x Brahman F1 hybrid unplaced genomic scaffold, Bos_hybrid_MaternalHap_v2.0 tig00011617_arrow_arrow_obj, whole genome shotgun sequence genomic DNA contains:
- the LOC113889210 gene encoding eosinophil cationic protein-like: MVPIQQDSRLCLILLLGLLGMVISLHAQPGTLTRAQWFEIQHINMAHPQCNAAMRVVNGYRMVCKNKNTFLHRTFAYVAGICNTPNVTCSKPGRMNCHNSSVQVPITYCNLTRPALNYTNCQYQQTRAWRIFIVACDNRSPRDSPRYPVVPVHLDNII; encoded by the coding sequence ATGGTTCCAATACAGCAGGATTCTCGGCTTTGTCTCATTTTGCTGCTGGGGCTCTTGGGAATGGTGATCTCACTCCATGCCCAACCTGGTACTTTAACCCGGGCTCAGTGGTTTGAGATTCAGCACATAAATATGGCCCACCCTCAATGCAATGCCGCAATGAGAGTGGTTAACGGTTACAGAAtggtatgtaaaaataaaaatacttttctccACAGAACATTTGCTTATGTAGCTGGTATTTGTAACACCCCAAATGTAACCTGCTCTAAACCAGGCAGGATGAACTGTCATAATAGCTCAGTCCAAGTGCCTATAACCTACTGCAACCTCACAAGACCTGCATTGAATTACACAAACTGCCAATACCAACAGACAAGGGCATGGAGGATCTTCATCGTTGCCTGTGACAACAGATCACCTCGGGACAGTCCCAGGTACCCTGTGGTTCCAGTTCACTTGGATAACATCATCTAA